One window from the genome of Eucalyptus grandis isolate ANBG69807.140 chromosome 7, ASM1654582v1, whole genome shotgun sequence encodes:
- the LOC120295970 gene encoding protein NTM1-like 9: MEQLQVGFRFLPTEEELLNGYLTCKVLGYADGCVIPELDDFYAWDPWDLPRLYQQISNIPSDGLDWYFFCPSPYLAQNSERVKRQTRSGKWKITCQKDEIKARDTKVLLGTKRILVFNKGRAKTGWVMHEYHLNPKLLNGYSSTFQVPHLIYLRFLVYFSFAK, from the exons ATGGAGCAATTACAAGTGGGATTTAGATTTCTTCCGACAGAGGAAGAGCTCCTTAATGGTTACTTGACGTGCAAGGTACTTGGATACGCTGATGGTTGTGTCATACCCGAGCTTGATGATTTCTATGCGTGGGATCCTTGGGATTTACCTAGATTGTATCAAC AAATATCGAATATTCCATCGGATGGGTTGGATTGGTACTTCTTTTGCCCTTCTCCTTACCTTGCGCAAAATAGCGAGCGAGTGAAAAGACAAACAAGAAGCGGTAAATGGAAAATTACTTGCCAAAAGGATGAGATCAAAGCTCGAGACACCAAGGTTTTATTAGGCACCAAAAGGATTTTGGTGTTTAACAAGGGACGTGCCAAGACTGGATGGGTCATGCATGAGTACCACTTGAACCCCAAACTTCTTAATGGATATTCGTCAACTTTTCAGGTTCCCCATTTGATCTATCTAAGATTTCTTgtatatttttcatttgcaaaataa
- the LOC104452984 gene encoding phosphoglycerate mutase-like protein 1 isoform X1 → MTRTQKRPRPQPDPKFLHEASRQKPQQITSNERREQEDSLGLGRWMSPLAAPPHSPIISVPAPTHHCAITLFTSIYPPFSAAASPATWTAHRSLPLPLSVRCCRRSSPSDMEGASGPSLFPLHRCKTLHLVRHGQGIHNVEGDKNYKAYMNPDYFDAQLTPLGWQQVDNLRKHVQACGLSKKIDLVITSPLLRTLQTAVGVFGGEAYTDRLDVLPLMVANAGNSAHAAISSVDSPPVVAVELCREHLGVHPCDKRRCITDYQFLFPGVDFSLIESDEDVLWKADVRETKQELADRGLKFLNWLWTRKEKEIAVVTHSGFLFHTLASFGGDCHPLVKTEICRHFANCELRSMVIVDKSNLGSDPSATNFPGKIPHGPDHPSDITENNVEGKSSKNEQP, encoded by the exons ATGACCAGGACGCAAAAAAGACCAAGACCTCAGCCCGACCCGAAATTTCTCCACGAAGCAAGTAGACAAAAACCTCAGCAGATCACGTCCAACGAACGAAGGGAGCAAGAGGATTCCCTCGGTCTCGGTCGTTGGATGTCTCCTTTGGCTGCTCCTCCTCACTCGCCAATCATATCAGTCCCAGCCCCAACTCACCACTGCGCCATCACCCTTTTCACCTCCATCTATCCTCCTTTTTCAGCAGCAGCATCACCCGCTACTTGGACCGCACATCGGTCCCTCCCGCTGCCTCTGTCGGTCCGCTGTTGCCGCCGCTCGTCTCCTTCCG ATATGGAGGGAGCTTCAGGACCTAGTTTGTTTCCTTTGCATCGCTGCAAGACTCTTCATCTG GTTAGGCATGGACAGGGGATTCACAATGTAGAGGGAGATAAGAACTACAAAGCTTACATGAACCCAGATTATTTTGATGCACAACTCACTCCATTAGGTTGGCAGCAG GTCGATAATCTGAGGAAGCATGTTCAGGCATGTGGACTTTCCAAGAAGATTGATTTAGTCATAACATCTCCTTTGCTGAG GACTCTTCAAACAGCTGTTGGAGTATTTGGTGGCGAAGCCTACACAGATAGGTTGGATGTACTACCACTAATGGTTGCAAATGCAGGAAATAGTGCTCATGCTGCTATTTCGAGTGTAGACTCTCCACCAGTTGTAGCAGTAGAACTTTGTCGAGAACATTTG GGAGTTCATCCTTGTGATAAGAGAAGATGTATTACTGAttaccaatttctttttccaggaGTTGATTTCTCACTG ATCGAGAGTGATGAGGATGTATTGTGGAAGGCTGATGTTAGAGAGACAAAACAAGAACTTGCAGATAGGGGACTGAAATTCCTAAACTG GTTGTGGACAcggaaagaaaaggagatagCAGTTGTTACACATAGTGGTTTCTTGTTTCACACATTAGCTTCTTTTGGAGGAGATTGTCACCCTTTGGTGAAAACTGAAATATGTAGACA CTTTGCGAACTGTGAACTCCGGTCAATGGTTATCGTGGACAAAAG TAATCTTGGATCCGATCCCTCTGCCACGAATTTTCCTGGAAAGATTCCTCATGGACCTGACCACCCTAGTGACATTACAGAAAACAATGTGGAAGGAAAGAGTTCCAAGAATGAACAACCCTAA
- the LOC104452984 gene encoding phosphoglycerate mutase-like protein 1 isoform X3 has translation MADMEGASGPSLFPLHRCKTLHLVRHGQGIHNVEGDKNYKAYMNPDYFDAQLTPLGWQQVDNLRKHVQACGLSKKIDLVITSPLLRTLQTAVGVFGGEAYTDRLDVLPLMVANAGNSAHAAISSVDSPPVVAVELCREHLGVHPCDKRRCITDYQFLFPGVDFSLIESDEDVLWKADVRETKQELADRGLKFLNWLWTRKEKEIAVVTHSGFLFHTLASFGGDCHPLVKTEICRHFANCELRSMVIVDKSNLGSDPSATNFPGKIPHGPDHPSDITENNVEGKSSKNEQP, from the exons ATGGCAGATATGGAGGGAGCTTCAGGACCTAGTTTGTTTCCTTTGCATCGCTGCAAGACTCTTCATCTG GTTAGGCATGGACAGGGGATTCACAATGTAGAGGGAGATAAGAACTACAAAGCTTACATGAACCCAGATTATTTTGATGCACAACTCACTCCATTAGGTTGGCAGCAG GTCGATAATCTGAGGAAGCATGTTCAGGCATGTGGACTTTCCAAGAAGATTGATTTAGTCATAACATCTCCTTTGCTGAG GACTCTTCAAACAGCTGTTGGAGTATTTGGTGGCGAAGCCTACACAGATAGGTTGGATGTACTACCACTAATGGTTGCAAATGCAGGAAATAGTGCTCATGCTGCTATTTCGAGTGTAGACTCTCCACCAGTTGTAGCAGTAGAACTTTGTCGAGAACATTTG GGAGTTCATCCTTGTGATAAGAGAAGATGTATTACTGAttaccaatttctttttccaggaGTTGATTTCTCACTG ATCGAGAGTGATGAGGATGTATTGTGGAAGGCTGATGTTAGAGAGACAAAACAAGAACTTGCAGATAGGGGACTGAAATTCCTAAACTG GTTGTGGACAcggaaagaaaaggagatagCAGTTGTTACACATAGTGGTTTCTTGTTTCACACATTAGCTTCTTTTGGAGGAGATTGTCACCCTTTGGTGAAAACTGAAATATGTAGACA CTTTGCGAACTGTGAACTCCGGTCAATGGTTATCGTGGACAAAAG TAATCTTGGATCCGATCCCTCTGCCACGAATTTTCCTGGAAAGATTCCTCATGGACCTGACCACCCTAGTGACATTACAGAAAACAATGTGGAAGGAAAGAGTTCCAAGAATGAACAACCCTAA
- the LOC104452984 gene encoding phosphoglycerate mutase-like protein 1 isoform X2 has product MTRTQKRPRPQPDPKFLHEASRQKPQQITSNERREQEDSLGLGRWMSPLAAPPHSPIISVPAPTHHCAITLFTSIYPPFSAAASPATWTAHRSLPLPLSVRCCRRSSPSDMEGASGPSLFPLHRCKTLHLVRHGQGIHNVEGDKNYKAYMNPDYFDAQLTPLGWQQVDNLRKHVQACGLSKKIDLVITSPLLRTLQTAVGVFGGEAYTDRLDVLPLMVANAGNSAHAAISSVDSPPVVAVELCREHLGVHPCDKRRCITDYQFLFPGVDFSLIESDEDVLWKADVRETKQELADRGLKFLNWLWTRKEKEIAVVTHSGFLFHTLASFGGDCHPLVKTEICRHVWTPIGFNFGHPIVML; this is encoded by the exons ATGACCAGGACGCAAAAAAGACCAAGACCTCAGCCCGACCCGAAATTTCTCCACGAAGCAAGTAGACAAAAACCTCAGCAGATCACGTCCAACGAACGAAGGGAGCAAGAGGATTCCCTCGGTCTCGGTCGTTGGATGTCTCCTTTGGCTGCTCCTCCTCACTCGCCAATCATATCAGTCCCAGCCCCAACTCACCACTGCGCCATCACCCTTTTCACCTCCATCTATCCTCCTTTTTCAGCAGCAGCATCACCCGCTACTTGGACCGCACATCGGTCCCTCCCGCTGCCTCTGTCGGTCCGCTGTTGCCGCCGCTCGTCTCCTTCCG ATATGGAGGGAGCTTCAGGACCTAGTTTGTTTCCTTTGCATCGCTGCAAGACTCTTCATCTG GTTAGGCATGGACAGGGGATTCACAATGTAGAGGGAGATAAGAACTACAAAGCTTACATGAACCCAGATTATTTTGATGCACAACTCACTCCATTAGGTTGGCAGCAG GTCGATAATCTGAGGAAGCATGTTCAGGCATGTGGACTTTCCAAGAAGATTGATTTAGTCATAACATCTCCTTTGCTGAG GACTCTTCAAACAGCTGTTGGAGTATTTGGTGGCGAAGCCTACACAGATAGGTTGGATGTACTACCACTAATGGTTGCAAATGCAGGAAATAGTGCTCATGCTGCTATTTCGAGTGTAGACTCTCCACCAGTTGTAGCAGTAGAACTTTGTCGAGAACATTTG GGAGTTCATCCTTGTGATAAGAGAAGATGTATTACTGAttaccaatttctttttccaggaGTTGATTTCTCACTG ATCGAGAGTGATGAGGATGTATTGTGGAAGGCTGATGTTAGAGAGACAAAACAAGAACTTGCAGATAGGGGACTGAAATTCCTAAACTG GTTGTGGACAcggaaagaaaaggagatagCAGTTGTTACACATAGTGGTTTCTTGTTTCACACATTAGCTTCTTTTGGAGGAGATTGTCACCCTTTGGTGAAAACTGAAATATGTAGACA CGTCTGGACTCCAATAGGATTTAATTTCGGCCATCCTATTGTTATGCTTTAG